A stretch of Synechococcus sp. WH 8020 DNA encodes these proteins:
- a CDS encoding RpoD/SigA family RNA polymerase sigma factor, which yields MAPLALLPDADLVRSYLRDIGRVPLLSHQQEITLGRQVQELMDLEALEAELKDQRGGEEVAREEFAKAAGVSAAQLKRKLQAGRRAKERMVAANLRLVVSVAKKYTKRNMELLDLIQEGTIGLVRGVEKFDPTRGYKFSTYAYWWIRQGITRAIAEKSRTIRLPIHITEMLNKLKKGQRELSQELGRTPSVTELASFVELPEEEVKDLMCRARQPVSLEMKVGDGDDTELLELLAGDAELPSEQVEGECLKGDLRDLLSQLPELQGKVLRMRYGMDGEEPMSLTGIAKSMKMSRDRTRRLEREGLEMLRRGDEQLQAYVLV from the coding sequence ATGGCGCCCTTGGCTCTGCTTCCTGATGCTGACCTTGTGCGTTCGTATTTACGAGACATCGGCCGAGTGCCGTTGTTGAGTCATCAGCAGGAGATCACCCTGGGCCGTCAGGTGCAGGAGTTGATGGATTTAGAGGCGTTAGAAGCGGAACTCAAGGATCAGCGTGGTGGAGAGGAGGTTGCCAGAGAGGAGTTCGCCAAAGCTGCAGGCGTGAGTGCGGCGCAACTGAAGCGAAAGCTGCAGGCGGGCCGCCGCGCCAAGGAGCGGATGGTGGCGGCCAACTTGAGATTGGTGGTGAGCGTCGCCAAGAAATACACCAAGAGGAATATGGAACTGCTGGATCTGATCCAGGAGGGAACGATTGGTTTGGTGCGTGGAGTGGAGAAATTTGATCCGACCCGCGGCTACAAGTTCAGTACCTATGCGTACTGGTGGATTCGTCAGGGCATCACCCGCGCGATTGCGGAGAAGAGTCGAACGATCCGCCTGCCGATCCATATCACCGAGATGCTGAACAAGCTGAAGAAAGGCCAACGGGAGTTGAGCCAAGAGCTGGGCCGCACGCCATCGGTGACGGAACTGGCGTCCTTTGTGGAACTTCCAGAGGAGGAGGTGAAGGATCTGATGTGCCGTGCCCGCCAGCCTGTGAGTTTGGAGATGAAGGTGGGGGATGGCGATGACACCGAGCTGCTGGAATTGTTGGCGGGTGATGCGGAGTTGCCGTCAGAACAGGTGGAAGGTGAATGCTTGAAGGGAGACCTGCGGGATCTGTTGAGCCAGCTGCCTGAATTGCAGGGAAAAGTGTTGCGAATGCGCTATGGAATGGATGGGGAGGAGCCGATGAGTCTCACGGGTATTGCTAAATCCATGAAGATGAGTCGTGATCGGACGCGAAGACTCGAGCGTGAAGGCTTGGAGATGCTCCGTCGCGGTGACGAACAACTCCAGGCCTATGTCCTTGTTTAA
- a CDS encoding pseudouridine synthase encodes MTRQRLQKLIAAAGICSRRHAEELLREGRVKVNQVTAGLGDQADPNIDRIEVDGRPLSQASSPRLLLLNKPRGVISSCSDPQGRETVLDLIPQALRRGLHPVGRLDGDSRGALLLTNQGAITLQLTHPRYAHSKTYKVQVRGTPTNATLNRWCNGVELDGVPTQPAEVSLLKQGANQSLLKVILREGRNRQIRRVADALGHPVLDLQRTAISTIDLGSLPEGHWRELTRSEWNSIRLERNECSS; translated from the coding sequence GTGACCCGCCAACGGTTGCAAAAACTGATCGCAGCTGCAGGGATCTGTTCGCGACGACACGCTGAAGAGCTTTTGCGCGAAGGCAGGGTCAAGGTGAATCAAGTCACAGCTGGACTTGGCGACCAAGCCGATCCAAACATCGACCGCATCGAGGTGGATGGCCGTCCCCTCTCTCAGGCATCGAGTCCCAGGCTGCTCCTGCTCAACAAACCCCGGGGTGTGATCAGCAGCTGCAGTGATCCGCAAGGACGTGAAACTGTTCTCGACCTCATCCCACAGGCTCTCCGGCGAGGTCTCCACCCCGTTGGTCGGCTGGATGGAGACAGCCGAGGAGCACTCCTCTTAACCAATCAAGGCGCGATCACCTTGCAGCTCACTCACCCCCGCTACGCCCACAGCAAGACCTACAAGGTTCAGGTCAGAGGTACGCCCACCAACGCAACACTGAATCGCTGGTGCAACGGCGTGGAATTGGATGGCGTACCCACACAACCGGCAGAGGTGTCTCTGCTGAAACAAGGAGCGAACCAATCCCTTTTAAAAGTGATTCTCAGGGAGGGAAGGAATCGCCAAATCCGCAGAGTGGCCGATGCTCTTGGCCACCCGGTGTTGGATCTTCAACGAACAGCGATCTCCACCATTGATCTCGGTTCTTTGCCGGAGGGCCACTGGCGTGAGTTAACACGTTCAGAATGGAACTCCATCCGTTTGGAACGGAACGAGTGCTCCTCATAA
- a CDS encoding helix-turn-helix domain-containing protein, translated as MKFPLPWRRRKNPPHTPTSVESLNNSLEEAGQLLREQRERKGLSMRELSKEVRITTPVLEALERGWQDRLPEPAYLVAMLQRLESYFDLPTNSLSGALPNRPGSNRFATNGRSTRFTLGSIDIFTTWQGSVVYGAVMIGSILALNHQQRHLININAFSPRPIPINTPLDSDQILQGLRPLEDVVTAWPDQTPLPLDQRTRPGVLAINLNQPRQISLSSEGGDRTNLQGATGTVTLQLLPPVDLSIKPPPGETDSVSWNGQELAPKTNQPGSYHLPQAAALSP; from the coding sequence ATGAAGTTTCCCCTCCCTTGGCGACGTCGCAAAAACCCGCCACACACGCCCACGTCTGTTGAGAGCCTCAACAACTCCCTAGAGGAAGCAGGACAACTGCTGCGAGAACAAAGGGAACGAAAGGGTCTCAGCATGAGAGAGCTTTCGAAAGAGGTGAGAATCACAACGCCGGTCCTAGAAGCCCTTGAACGCGGCTGGCAAGACCGCCTCCCAGAACCCGCCTATCTCGTGGCGATGTTGCAGCGATTGGAATCCTATTTCGACCTTCCAACCAACAGCCTTAGTGGAGCCCTGCCTAACAGACCAGGATCGAATCGCTTCGCGACCAATGGTCGAAGCACCCGTTTCACACTCGGCAGCATCGATATCTTTACCACCTGGCAAGGGAGCGTGGTCTACGGCGCTGTGATGATCGGATCGATTCTGGCCTTGAACCATCAACAACGTCACCTGATCAACATCAATGCCTTCTCGCCAAGGCCAATCCCGATCAATACACCGCTCGACTCTGATCAGATCTTGCAGGGCTTGCGCCCGTTGGAAGACGTGGTCACGGCCTGGCCAGACCAAACACCTCTACCTCTCGATCAACGCACAAGACCCGGCGTTTTAGCGATCAACCTCAACCAACCACGGCAGATCAGCCTGAGCAGTGAAGGAGGAGATCGAACCAACCTTCAGGGTGCCACCGGAACCGTGACCTTGCAGCTTCTACCCCCGGTTGACCTGAGCATCAAACCGCCTCCTGGCGAGACCGACTCCGTGAGCTGGAACGGACAGGAGCTCGCTCCTAAAACCAATCAACCGGGCTCCTATCACCTGCCCC